From the genome of Oncorhynchus tshawytscha isolate Ot180627B linkage group LG31, Otsh_v2.0, whole genome shotgun sequence, one region includes:
- the LOC112229679 gene encoding protein Jumonji-like — MSKERPKRNIIQKKYDDIDGIPWSEERDVRKVLYLSLKEFKTAQKRQLGDGTKYTNGSHARGQLNGLGQKGHKADGLRFQSTDGSSEYSEDGPAKKRPRLQAQRKFAQSQPNSPSTTPVKVSDTALPAPSAHIRDISRRKPKTEDFLTFLCLRGYSSWPNEGLSALPSNMAYFGSSQDEDELDDDEEEYEDVKPDISVASTSCQSTPRKGKPPGKHAVNGHVLNGHSKSPRDSHKPRGKEWVQVRERSERAEARREQALSQPEATARGHTTNGLPHRRAAEEPRKQVFKVNGVTRLSQPGVHTAGAQKTKDFRLPSKTVKGQVTYTKAKRELVKKTKLNHRKHNTAASHRANSNNHHRHQRLPLSNSGKAQNSKTKTRKQVLLSNGVYKVANGGGVRLNGHLCAKQEVGRQGREGLRNSKRRLEVAVAAIGAVADSQGQLVILENNPNPKKTKQHQTSPLETRSKKACQDKTLVPNGHIVMETTPPPTLLAPPPPPTPPATPPANPEPERQRPKRASAGKLMFIRQAQQRGQVASNPNHNRSTTSESPCHTSGHNPGHIPHKPAEPRPDREWEREKERERERERERAERSRVSWAALGEAPVFCPTQRAFQDPLVYLDSVREGAEPCGLCRVVPPADWRPECKLNDEMRFVTQVQRIHKLGRRWGPNVQRLACIKKHLKSQGITMEDPPLIGGCEVDLARFFQLINDMGGMQQVMDLKKWSKLADLLRIPKSAQDRLAKLQESYLQYLLSYDSLSPEEHQRLEREVLQEKEGLERLRGPLEGHTERNLALPRYEPKNGLAGSLVQRSNGQLCSRLKELDSQQLKVGRRRLFAQEKNNGDKTQQEEEELDMEKGVLSDQHKCIYKGKSVSLTNFFRIARNTMTMCFNKEPGAAEVEQEYWRIVEQRHCHVAVHYGKVDTNTHGSGFPVGKSEPFSKHGWNLTVLPNNSGSILRHLGAVPGVTIPWLNIGMVFSTSCWSRDQNRLPYIDYLHTGADCIWYSVPAEEKVKLDKVVHTLLQANGTPGLEMLEKNIMISPEVLCQEGIKVHRTVQQSGQFVVCFPGTFVSKVCCGYSVSETVHFATPQWMNLGYEASKDLKCRHIAKPFSMEKLLYQIATAESKRENGHLLTTISALLKDLRNIEMRQRQELYEAGLLSSARYGTHDNNLVPGDGRKKPRKWLALESSERRCQTCQHLCYLSMVVQENENVVFCLECALRYVENHKSCRGLKMMYRYDEEQINSLVKQVCGKALGKTTEKCNGASPFKPPPKRGPRKRATVEVSLSRLSSHLSPAAVS; from the exons GCCCAGACTGCAAGCGCAGAGGAAGTTTGCCCAGTCTCAGCCCAACTCTCCCAGCACCACGCCGGTCAAGGTGTCTGATACCGCCCTGCCCGCCCCCTCCGCTCACATCAGAGACATCTCCAGACGGAAACCCAAGACTGAGGACTTCCTCACCTTCCTCTGCCTGAGAG GTTACTCCTCCTGGCCAAATGAAG gTTTGTCAGCGTTGCCCAGTAACATGGCGTACTTTGGGAGCTCTCAGGATGAAGATGAGCTGGATGACGATGAAGAGGAATACGAGGATGTGAAGCCAGACATCAGCGTGGCGTCTACTTCCTGTCAGTCCACGCCCAGGAAGGGCAAACCCCCAGGGAAACATGCCGTCAACGGCCACG TGTTGAATGGCCACAGCAAGTCGCCCCGGGACAGCCACAAGCCCAGAGGGAAGGAGTGGGTGCAGGTGAGGGAGCGCAGTGAGAGGGCTGAGGCCCGGAGGGAGCAGGCCCTCAGCCAGCCAGAGGCCACAGCCAGGGGCCACACTACCAATGGACTGCCTCACAGGAGGGCTGCAGAGGAGCCCCGCAAGCAG gtCTTTAAAGTGAACGGCGTCACACGGCTCTCCCAGCCAGGCGTGCACACGGCCGGTGCCCAAAAAACAAAAGACTTCAGACTGCCGTCCAAAACTGTGAAGGGCCAAGTCACATACACCAAAGCAAAACGAGAACTGGTCAAGAAAACCAAACTGAACCACCGCAAACACAACACTGCTGCTTCCCATAGAGCCAATAGCAACAATCACCACCGCCACCAGCGACTCCCGCTCTCCAACTCAGGAAAAGCCCAGAATAGCAAAACAAAAACACGCAAACAGGTGCTATTATCCAATGGGGTGTACAAGGTGGCTAACGGGGGCGGTGTGCGCCTCAACGGTCACCTCTGTGCCAAGCAGGAGGTGGGCAGGCAGGGGCGTGAGGGGCTGAGGAACTCCAAGCGGAGGCTGGAGGTGGCGGTAGCAGCCATCGGGGCGGTGGCTGACTCCCAGGGTCAGCTGGTCATCCTGGAGAATAACCCCAACCCTAAGAAGACAAAACAGCACCAGACCAGCCCTCTGGAAACACGCAGTAAGAAAGCATGTCAGGACAAGACCTTGGTCCCCAACGGACACATTGTCATGGAAACCACCCCTCCCCCGACCCTGCtagccccaccccctcccccgaCTCCTCCCGCCACACCACCAGCCAATCCAGAGCCAGAGCGTCAGCGGCCCAAGCGGGCGTCAGCCGGCAAGCTGATGTTCATCAGACAAGCACAGCAGCGGGGGCAGGttgcctctaaccctaaccacaaccgCTCAACTACCTCAGAATCCCCTTGCCACACTTCTGGACACAACCCTGGACATATCCCTCACAAACCAGCAGAGCCCCGGCCTGACAGGGAGtgggaaagggagaaggagagggagagagagagggagagggagagggcggagAGGAGCAGGGTGAGCTGGGCGGCGTTGGGTGAGGCGCCAGTGTTCTGTCCCACCCAGCGGGCGTTCCAGGACCCCCTGGTGTACCTGGACTCTGTGCGGGAGGGGGCGGAGCCCTGCGGACTGTGTCGGGTGGTTCCCCCGGCTGACTGGCGCCCAGAGTGCAAACTGAACGACGAGATGCGCTTTGTGACCCAGGTGCAGCGCATCCACAAGCTGGGCCGTCGCTGGGGCCCCAACGTACAGAGGCTAGCCTGCATCAAGAAGCATCTCAAATCTCAGGGCATCACCATGGAAGACCCCCCGCTCATTG gtGGCTGTGAGGTTGACCTGGCTCGGTTCTTCCAGCTGATTAATGACATGGGCGGCATGCAGCAGGTGATGGACCTGAAGAAGTGGAGTAAACTGGCTGATCTGCTGCGGATCCCCAAGTCAGCCCAGGATCGTCTGGCCAAGCTGCAGGAGTCCTACCTCCAGTACCTGCTGTCGTATGACTCTCTGTCCCCCGAGGAGCACCAACGCCTGGAGAGGGAGGTTCTGCAGGAGAAGGAGGGCTTGGAACGCCTCAGGGGGCCCCTGGAGGGCCACACAGAGAGGAACCTGGCCCTGCCGCGCTACGAGCCTAAGAACGGGCTGGCCGGCAGTCTGGTGCAGCGCAGCAACGGTCAACTGTGCAGCCGGCTGAAGGAGCTGGACAGTCAGCAGCTGAAGGTGGGACGCCGGAGGCTGTTCGCTCAGGAAAAGAATAATGGGGACAAGACacagcaggaggaagaggagttggATATGGAGAAAGGTGTTCTCAGTGACCAGCATAAGTGTATTTACAAG GGGAAATCTGTATCTCTCACCAACTTCTTTAGGATAGCCAGGAACACCATGACCATGTGCTTTAACAAAGAGCCCGGTGCTGCTGAGGTCGAG CAAGAATACTGGAGGATAGTGGAGCAGAGGCACTGCCATGTGGCAGTGCATTATGGGAAAGTGGACACCAACACACACGGAAGTGGCTTCCCTGTGGGAAAGTCCGAGCCATTTTCTAA ACATGGATGGAACCTCACTGTCCTCCCAAATAATTCTGGATCCATTCTGCGGCATCTTGGAGCCGTGCCCG GGGTGACCATTCCCTGGCTGAACATTGGCATGGTCTTTTCTACCTCATGCTGGTCTCGAGACCAAAACCGCCTTCCATACATTGATTACTTACACACTGGTGCTGACTGCATTTG GTATTCTGTTCCTGCTGAAGAGAAGGTGAAGCTTGACAAGGTGGTTCACACACTGCTGCAGGCCAACGGGACCCCTGGGCTGGAGATGCTGGAGAAGAACATCATGATCTCTCCGGAGGTGCTTTGTCAAGAGGGTATCAAGGTCCACCGCACCGTCCAGCAGAGTGGTCAGTTTGTGGTCTGTTTCCCTGGGACCTTTGTGTCCAAGGTCTGCTGTGGCTACAGTGTGTCCGAAACCGTTCACTTTGCCACCCCCCAGTGGATGAACCTGGGATACGAGGCTTCTAAG GACCTTAAATGCCGGCACATAGCCAAACCCTTCTCCATGGAGAAGTTACTCTACCAGATCGCCACGGCCGAATCGAAACGCGAGAACGGACACCTTCTGACAACAATCTCCGCTCTTCTCAAAGACCTCAG GAACATAGAGATGAGACAACGGCAGGAGCTGTACGAGGCGGGGCTTCTGTCTTCCGCCCGCTACGGAACACACGACAACAACCTGGTGCCCGGCGACGGACGCAAGAAACCCAGGAAGTGGCTGGCGCTAGAATCCTCAGAGAGACGCTGCCAGACCTGTCAACACCTCTGCTACCTGTCCATG GTGGTCCAGGAGAATGAGAACGTGGTCTTCTGTCTGGAGTGTGCTCTGAGATACGTGGAGAATCACAAGTCCTGCAGAGGCCTCAAGATGATGTATCGTTATGATGAG GAGCAGATCAACAGCTTGGTGAAGCAGGTGTGCGGCAAGGCCCTGGGGAAGACGACTGAGAAATGTAATGGTGCGAGCCCCTTTAAACCACCACCCAAACGCGGTCCCCGGAAGAGAGCCACCGTGGAAGTGTCCCTGTCCCGCCTCTCCTCCCACCTGTCTCCCGCAGCCGTCTCCTAA